The following nucleotide sequence is from Phormidium ambiguum IAM M-71.
GTTGCTGTTTGTGAGAGCGCCAACGATCGTAGTATTGGTTTCAGGAATGTAGCGGACAAATAATGCAGATCCTCGAATTCCGGCTCTGGCGTTGGGCGTTCGCACTCTAGTTTCACCACGTCCCGGCGGAATAAGCAGCAGCATTGTGCCGTTATTGAGTCGGAATGTACGAGTGTTGGGTAAAAACAAAAATACTGCTTGTTGACCAATGCGGGCTAAGGAACCATCATTGAAGCGTAATTCTGCTAATGATTCTGCTCCAGTGGCTAAGGAATCTCCGGGACTGACTCGATCGTATATTTTGGCAGGTCTTCCTCCTTGATTTTGGGGAATCAATCGGACTAAATTTCGTATGCTTTCAACAACTGCTCTGGTTAAAGGTGTTTGGGCTCGTACCGCCTTGGGTAATGAGAAGGCTATAATGCCCCATAAAATTATGCCCAGAAGCAGAATCAACTTTTGAGACATGGATCTACCTCAGCAAGAAAACCCGTACCATCGTAATTGGAATAGGCGCTTTAGCCCCATACTACAAAAATAGGGTCTTTAGTGTCTGGTTTGATTACATTTCGGGTTCATGGAATCAACCGTTTAAGCGTCTTTACCTTTAGTAAACTTTGGGTGTTGATACTAATTTAATCCAAGTTTGTGGGTGATTTTAAGTTGAGAATTACTTCAAAATCAGTATTTAACCGTCAATCTCTTTCTGCAAGTGCCACTATTAGTGGGCTAAGAGTTTTTTTACAGGAATATTTTCCGCTCATGCGACAGTCCAAAGAAAATCTTCTTTTCTGCTTTTTTTTGCTGTCTAGTGGTGTTGCTGGTTTATCTTGGGATGTGAATGCTGCTGTTGCTAATCTAGATACTTCTCAGGAAACAGTACATTCTATAGCTGGCTTTTCTGGGCAAACTTTACCTCATTTGCCTGCTAATTTACCGCCTACTCCTGGGGAAAAAAATGTTCTTGGTTCGGTGAGTAAGTCGGCAACAGATTTGCAAACGCCTGGTATAGGGGTAAAACTTGATGGCGTGGTGACTGAAAATAATGTGTCTGATTCTGATTCTTCTATAGCGCAAACGGACGATCAATCAGAGCAACAAGATATGGAGGTCGATCCTGATTTAGGTAGGTTGCGATTGCGATTGCAAAGGGTTCCTCCCCAGGAGCGTCAACCTGTTTTGTATTTTGTACCTACGCTAAATTTTTCTCGGAGCAATAATCTTTTTTATGGTATCGATCCGGTTAGGGATTCAATGTTTTCTCCGGGGTTGTTGTTTTGGTCAAGTCCTAAGATTGGAGCAAAAACTTGGTTAAGTTTGGCTTTGGATGGTAATTTAACTCGTTATTTTAAGGAGTCTCAGTATGATTATAATTTGGTGCGGTTTAGAACTGGGGTTCGTCAGCAGTTAAATCCGAAAATGTTTGGTGAGGTTGGTTGGTATAATCAACAGCTTTTTCGGACTAATGGCGATCGCTTTTTGAAGGAGGATTTTTTCTATTTATGGGTGTCACGACGGGATTTTTTGACTCCTAAGTTGGAGCTTTTTTCTTACTACAATGGAGCTTTTGATTTGGCTGACCCAAAAGATTTGAGTCGGATTACTCACTTTTTAACTTTGTCTTTGGGTTACTATATCCGCCCGACTTTTCAAGTTGGCCTTGAGTATCAATTTTATCTTTCTGACTACACGAATGTTCCGCGACTTGATTATTTTCATCGCTTTTTTGGTCGAATTACTTACAATTTCAATCGCTATCACAACCTGATTTTTCGGGCTGGTTTTAGTAAGGGAGAGTCTTCAGAGTTTTACCTGAATTACAATGATTTTTTATTTAATTTGACCTACTCCATAAACCTTCCTATTTTTTAAGGTAGGAACACCAATCACTCCAACTACCAGCGTAAAGTTTGGTAGTTTTAATTCCGGCGAGTTCTAAGGAGAGTAAGTTAACACAAGCAGTCACGCCAGAACCACAATAAACAATAATTTCTTGGGCTTTTTCTACTTCTGACCAGCGGCTTTTTTGAGCTTCTGGTGGTTTGGCGTTTCCTTGTTCGTCGGTGACTTCTTGCCAAGGATAGTTTACTGCGCCGGGAATATGTCCGGCGATCGGATCGATCGGTTCTTTTTCCCCGCGATAACGTTCTCCTTCTCTGGAGTCAACTAATACAACTTCTGGTAAATCTTTGCGGGATTTTACTGTTTCAATATCAACGACCATTGGCGATCGCAAATTCACCACAAATTTCCCAGGTTTAGCCGTTGGTATCGTTTCTGACACCGGATAATTACCATTTATCCAAGACTTCCACCCACCATCTAACACAGCTACTTTGTCATGTCCCAAATAACGCAATAACCACCATAACCGCGCCGCAAAACCAAATCGAGAATCATCATAAGCAACTACTAAAGTTTCCTGAGAAGTCACTCCAATTGCTGCTAGTTTTTCCGCCAATTCTTCTACATTCGGTAAAGGATGTCTACCACCACGTTCCCCCACTGGCGAAGAAAGATCTCGGTTCAAATCAAGATAAAATGCGCCAGAAATATGACTAGCTTCGTATTGTCTGCGTCCTAATTCTGGATCGGCTAAAGAAAAACGACAATCCACGATCGCAACTTGAGGATCTTCAAGATGCTCAGATAGCCATTGAGGAGAAATAATTACAGGAGTATCAGACATTAGCAATGGTTTTTCTCGGTTTTGCTATAAAATCGGCTGATTTAAAGTATATTTTGCTCAACTAGGCTTGGCAAGCCGTGTTAACCGCTGAAGTAAGTCAGCGGAAATGATGAAGAAGCGATCGCTTAACTCTTAAAATCATCAGGTTAAGTTAAAATCAAAAGTCAATCTGACAGATCTCAAGCAACGGAGACTAGCAACTTGGTCGCTTCTAAAGAAACACCAGCAACAACAGAACAACAGCCTTTAATAACCGACCCGGCTGTACTAGAAAAAGTCATCATCAGCAAACTGAATAGTCGCATTTATCCGCGTGGAGAACTGATACTACCTTGCGTACCCTCCATGTTAGATAACTACATGAACCGACTGAGAACACTATTTGAAACCTTTGGTAGACCTTTCTCAGAAACAGAATTAGATCAGTTGCGTCAGATTCTTCAAAAAAGACTAGAACAAGGATTTGCAGCTTCTCCCCACTCTAACGTAGTCATTAAATATGAACCCGCCAAAGCACCAGATGTGGGTTTAAGTTGCAACATTTCCACATCAATTTCTACTGTCGCAGACCAATATAAAAACTGGGTAGAAACCAGAAAACCACCTTTATTTGGTTCTCATCCCGATGCCAAACTAATGTCTGTGGTATCAGAAATGAATCAAGACCCAGGTACTACACCAATTTTAGATGTAGGTGCTGGAACAGGTCGCAATACATTACCTTTAGGAAGACAAGGTTATTTAGTTCATGCTGTAGAATTAACCCCCGCTTTTGTCCAACAAATTAAAGCATCTGTAGATGCAGAAGGTTTACCAGTAGTAGTTACTGAAGGTAACATTCTCGACCCAATGGTAAGAATGCGACCTGCACATTACAAATTAGCAATTGTTTCCGAAGTAGTTTCCCATTTTCGGGATGCAGATCAACTACGATTATTGTTAGCAAAAATGAGCGATGTCCTGCGTTCTGGTGGTTTATTATTGTTTAACACCTTCTTAGCTGTTGATGGTTATGAACCAGATCAAAAGGTGAGAGAAGTATCGGAAATTGCTTGGTCATCTGTGTTTACTAGAGCAGATTTAAAATCGGCAATGGATGGTTTACCACTAGAAATAGTTTCTGATGAACCAGTATTTGAGTTTGAAAAAGAACACTTACCGGAAGATGCTTGGCCGCCAACAGGATGGTTTATTAATTGGTCAACTGGAAAGGATATTTTCCCCATAGCTAATGGTAGACCACCAATAGAATTGCGTTGGTTACTTTGCAAACGTAACTAAACTAATTAATAATTTTAGGGTGCGTTAACTGCGTTAACGCACCTATTTTTTTAACATAAATATTGATATTAGACTTACGCAACAAGCATATTTTTGCTGTAGGGTACGTGACGTTGCCAGATTATTTGTACGAAGCTAAGAAACTTGTAGCGTCAGGCACCAACTACTAATTAGTAAGGTGCGTCAGACCTTAAAATTGAAGATAAGCATCAAAGTTTGAAGTTCTGACGCACCCTACAACTACATTTAAGGGGTGCGGAATGTGGGTTGATATAATAAAAATAAGACATATCAAGTTTGATACTAGCAATAAATAATATGTGGCAAACTAAACAATTTTTATCAATTAGAACAAAACTTAGCACAAAATATAATATATGTTTTATTGCTTGGCTTATTGCTTGGGTTCTAAGCTTGTTAGATTGCTCAATCCAAAATCGTGAATTGGAAGGAAGACTATATATCTTGTCAATTAACAACGCCCAACTAGTTTACTACGAAAAAAAAGGTAAGTTTGTCACTGAAGATAGTCCCCAAGGATGGGCTGAATTAGCTGTTGGTCGTAAACCAGGAACGACTAACTATGAATATTCATTTCATGGCACAAAAAGATCTGTATATAGCTATGCAATTACTCGTAAAGAGAATCTAAAAAGCTATGTAGGGGCTGTATTTATAGTTGGTAATCCTAGTAATGAGACGGCGAACTTGATTGTCTGTGAAACTCGATCTTCTGGCTTCATTTCTTTCTTGCCAAGACCATTCTTGGAAAATGGTAATCCAACTTGTGATTCTGGTACTGTAAAAAAGTATTAGAAACCACCCGATCGATAAAATCAGGTGGCTTAAGTAAATTCTCCATTAATTAAATGAAAGATTGTAATCGTTGAATTAGTTGTTTTGGCTGAACTACACCTTCAATTCTTTCTACAGGTTCGGCATTTTTAAACAATATTAAAGTTGGCAAAGCATAAATATCATATTGCGATGCTAACTCAGGATATTTTTCGGAATTAATTTTTACAATTCTTAATCGATCGCTCAACTCATCATTCACCTGTTCTAAGATCGTTGCCATCATTTTACAAGGGCCACACCACTCAGCATAAAAATCCACCAACACAGGCAACTCGGACTGACTTAACAAATCGGCAAAACTCGTGAACTCTTGTTTTGTAGCCATATAATAAAACCTGTTTTTGAACAACCATAAATACATCCTAATTCCTTATTTTAAAAATTATGTTCGACTAGGGTACAGATCGACCTAAGATAGTTAGCGCAGTGTTTTTACTTACTGTTACATTTAGACAGAAAAAAGGAACTTTTCATGGAACAATTGCCAGAAAATCTTCAGCGTTTACGTGGACAAGTTGCCATTGTTACAGGTGCATCACGGGGAATCGGTCGCGCCATTGCTTTAGCTTTAGCCACCGAAGGCGCAAACGTAGTCGTGAACTACGCCAGTTCCAGTACCGCAGCTGAAGAAGTGGTAGCTGAAATTAACAGTATGGGGTGTGAAGCAGTTGCTTTAAAAGCAGACGTTTCTCAAGTTGAACAAGTAGAAAATCTCCTCAATACTGTTACCCAAAAATGGGGTCGAATTGATATTTTAGTTAACAATGCCGGAATTACCCGCGACACCCTTTTATTACGCATGAAACCTGAAGATTGGCAAGCAGTGATCGATCTAAATTTAACAGGCGTTTTCCTCTGCACTCGCGCTGTTAGTAAACTAATGCTAAAACAACGTTCTGGCAGAATTGTTAATATTACTTCTGTTGCTGGACAAATGGGTAATCCCGGTCAAGCAAATTATAGTGCAGCCAAAGCTGGTGTAATTGGTTTTACGAAAACAATTGCTAAAGAATTTGCTAGTCGCGGAATTACAGTAAATGCTGTTGCGCCAGGATTTATTGAAACAGATATGACTAGCAATTTAAAATCTGAAGAAATCCTCAAATTTATTCCTTTAGGACGTTACGGAAAACCTGAAGAAATTGCTGGAATGGTGCGGTTTTTAGCTGCTGATTCTGCTGCCGCTTATATTACTGGACAAGTATTTAATGTCGATGGTGGCATGGTAATGGCCTAAGCAATTTTAGATTTTTGTCTAACTGACAATTACAATTTCTAAAACTGTTTGAGAGCGAGGTAAATTAAGATTTACTTCACTCTCAAAAAAATCAGTTATTAGGATTATTTGGTATTTAAACGTACAGGAGGTGCAGCAGCGGAACCATAAGTTACTCGACAACCAATGTTGAAGATACTTGCACCACATTCTAGGGGTACAACCTCACCTCTAAGCATGGCACTACAGCTAACGTAACCATCACTATTGGTGTCTTTAATCATACATTCGATGGGTTGAGCATTAGCGTGTTTCGACCAATCTCTCATTCCCATACCAGCAACTATGTGTGCCCAAAAGAAATTTAGGGTAAATATGCCAATAGCAAAGATAGCTAAAACTGTACCAATGATTGCTGCTTTCACTTTCCAATTACTCAAAAATCCATTTACGTTAGCTTGAACTGATTGTGATGCAGTCGGAGTTGTAACTATGGGATTAACGGGAGTGGGAGTTACAACTGTAGGAGATTGATTTGTTGTTTGTTCTGGTTGAGTTTCAGACATGGGAGGTTTCCTGTTCCATTAACTCATAAAATTAAGTAGCAACTGCCACTGGGGAAGTTAGCTACAACTAAACTGTAACATCTCCCATTCTGAGCTTCACTTTAGCAAAGGTCAGAAGTAAAAATTTCTTTCTTTAGGATGAATTTAGATTGTTAATGGTATGATGTCGATCGCTAAATGTTTAAGTTGCCAGTATCGCCTCTAAGAATATTGGCATACTATCACCATTAATTAAGTTATTTATTTTTTATTTTAGCTGATAAAGATAGGCAAAAGCTCCTGGTTTACCAACATAATCAATTTTTTGTCCAATGCGATCGAGTCGAGGTTCAACTATTACATCTCTTTTATTTTTTAAGCCAATTCCAGAGAACAAAAACCACACTCGCGGTTGATTTTGCAGTTGACTAAATTTTTGTTTATAGTCCTCCCATACGCGATCGGATATTTCTTCTCTTTTCAAAAAATCATTATAACCAACCACATATTGAGATTTGGAATATCCATATTTTTCTGCATAATATTCTAATTGTGCTGAGGTTCCTTCGTCACCACCAAATAGTATTTCACTTTGATTTTGACGCTGTTTAATATCGGCAATTACCGGACGAATTTCGTATTTGGTTTCTGGATTAAATAAAAATGAACCTGCTTGATATATACTAGGTAAAATCAATAAACAACTAATTATTACTCCCAAAATACCAAAATATTTTTGTTTATTGATTTGATTGAATTTAGAGATATTTATTCGAGACAAAAGAAAAGCAGTACCTTCAGCAATAATTAAGATAAAATATGGAGTTAAAAACAAAATTAACCTTGTCCGAAAGGGATATTTATGCAAATAAGTAGCAGTTAATGTAGCTAAAATAGGAGAAATTAAAATTAATAATTTAATTCGGTTTTTTCTATAAAAAACAATGCACCCAATTACAAAGACGAAAATAGCAATTCCATCTGCAATACCACCAAAGCCTAATGGTTTATGAAAGAAACGCCCGAAAGAGTCTAGCAACCAAAGTAGATCGAAAATACTTTTCGGATATTCTGGACTCCATGCTGTTTGCAGAGCCTCGTTTTTAAATGATTTAGAAATGAGCAAAAAATAATATAAAGCAAAACCAATTAACCAAATTAAATAAGCTGGTAAGCGATTAATTATAATAGATTTTCGGTTTGGAGCAGAACTCGTTATTAAACTAGCTAATTCAATGCCACCTAAAACAAAAATTGCAGTATGGGAAAACCACATGGCAATTATTCCCAAAAATCCAAGTAAGAAAACTTTGCTTTTTTTCAGGATTTGATCTCGCAACGGAATCAACAACAAACAAAGCAACAATCCAATCATCAGATCGCTGGAATATTGCTTCACTTCAGTGGCATAATAAAGGGGATATTTTAAAGAAGCAAACAAAATTAAAGCAATAGGTAGAGCGATCGCAGATACAGTCCATTTACCTATTTGATAAAGCGCAAATAAAGAAACAATCCCAGCAATTAAAGGAAACAATCGCAGCGAGTATTCATTGTTGCCAAATAACTGGACTGCCAATTTTTCTATCCACAAAAATCCCGGAGGTGCAGCTTGATCGTAATCTAAAGGTTGCAATAATTCTAAATAAGAACGATTGACAATATTTAAGGCAATATAAGCTTCGTCTCCCCATAAAGAACGGTTGCTGATGTATTGTGCAATACGGATAATTATTCCAAATGCGATCGCTAATAAAGCTAGTTGATTAACAAATTTCCCCTTTGTCGGTTGCGCCTGGTTTGAATCTGTGTAGTTATCAGGTAAAGTATCCACTATTTTCAATTTTCCCAGTAAAAATAGAAATTAATGGAAGACATGATATCACAAAGCGATCGCTTCTTTTATTGTAGGGATTAGAATTAGAATATTTACTCGATCCGCCAACCATAGATTTTACTCTGTTGTCCAGACTGATTATCGATCGTTGTTACAAAAAGATTTTGCCCTTTAGCATTCTTAAATTGAAACAAACAAAGTCCTAATCCTGTTCCAGAACAATCAACAATTTCTGTATAGCCTTTATTGATTAAATAGTCGATCGTACTATTAGGAACTCGATTATTCACTTGCTCGGAATTAAAGACAGGTTGCCAGCCTCGCTGAATTAACATAGTTCTGGCTTGAGCATAATTCATATTTCGCCGCAATCTAGGCAATGATTGGGCAAAAGATGACATTTGAACTGAACAAATTATAGTTAGAAGTAAGCTGGAAAAGAATAGTTTATTCATATCTTCCTCTTTTATAATTATCTTAAGCATAAAGAACAGTTAGCAGAGTCGATTCATCAGCGTTTGTTATGTATGAATATTTGAAAAGACTCAAAATTGCTACAATCCGATCGATCATTAACTGACACCACTCTTTGGGAAGTATGAAAATTAAAGTAGTTTTAGAACCTAGTGATGAAGGTGGTTACACGGCTTATGTTCCTTCACTACCAGGCTGTATCAGCGAAGGCGAGAATGTTGATGAAGCTTTAATGAACATCCAAGAAGCGATCGAACTTTATCTTGAACCTTTGGAAGAGGATACATCTTTTGGGGAAAGTGCGATCATCAGAGAACTAGTATTATGAGTAAAGTTGTAAAGCTCTAACAACTTCGATACCATCGGCAATTTTATTGTAAAAAATAATGTATGGCTTAACAGGAAAACTCCTGAGTCCTGACAACAAATCATCCCGTTGTTTGCCCATATTGGGAAATTGAGACAGCATAGGAAATCGATCCAAAATTTGGGCAATTTGTTGATCTGCTAATAGTTCATCTTGCTGTGTTAGATAAACCCAAATATCTTCTAAGTCTTGCTCTGCTTGTCGTGACAAACGGTAACGATTCACTGGGATTGCTCCTCTTGGAGTCGCTGCTTGCCCCGCATTTTGATGTTATCAAGTAAATTGGGTAATGTGGAATCATCATACTCAGCGTAATCACCATTCTGAAGTTGTTCCACTCCTAGTGCAATGTCACATTGTAAAGCTTCCCGTTTCTTTTGAAGTTCTTCACTAGACAACGATCGATACTGAATTTTTTGCGCTAAAAGTAGTTGCTCCTCGTCGGTAAGAGAGAGGATAATTTGAGCAAGAGAGTCAATCAATTTAGTGTTGATTGAAGTAGTACTTTGGCTCATGATCCGAATTTTTAACTTGTTTTCTTATTTTAGTGGAAGGAAGTTGTTAGTGCAGTAAGGAAATGGCGATCGCTTCCTGAGTTAGTCAAGTAAGTGAAAAAGCGATCGCATTTTTTATTGCTGAAGTTATGGAAGTGCGATCGCTCCCGATTCCCTAAAATTTGCACTTAGTAACCTGTTTAAATGAAACCATATTTTAAGAGGTTTTCAGCCTAGATAATGACAAATCCTAGAAATTTACTAGGTTTTGTCCTGTCAATCGCCATTAAATTTTGTTAACATTATTTAGGTCTGTGTTATCGCCTGATTGATCTAGTGGCGAAAAACCCCTTGTTTTAACTTCCGGGAGACTTCTGAATGCTACGACTCGAACATATTAGTAAAATTTACCCCACAGGCGAGGTTTTGAAAGATGTCAACTGGGAAGTAAAACCAGGGGATAGAATCGGTTTAGTTGGTGTCAATGGTGCTGGTAAATCTACCCAATTAAAGATTATTACCGGAGAAATTGAACCGACATCTGGGGAAATCATTCGTCCTGCCAGCTTACATATAGGATATCTTACCCAAGAATTTGAAGTAGACCCTAGCCGCACAGTTAAAGAAGAATTTTGGCGTGCTTTTGGGGAAGCAAATGACGTGCATGAAGCTTTGTCGGAAGTGCATCGTAAAATGGAAACTGCTACCCCAGAAGAGTTAGATAAACTTATTCACGAAATGGACAAGTTTCAAAGGAAATTTGAAGCTTTAAATGGTTATGTTTTAGACGCGCAAATTGATAAGATTTTGCCAGAATTAGGTTTTGAACAAGGGGATGGCGATCGCTTAGTCAGTGCTTTTAGTGGCGGTTGGCAAATGCGAATGAGTTTAGGGAAAATTCTCCTGCAAAAACCCGATGTTTTACTGTTAGACGAACCAACAAACCATTTAGATTTAGAAACAATTGAATGGTTGGAAAATTACCTCAAAAGTTTAACAACTCCAATGGTTATTGTATCCCATGACCGGGAGTTTTTAGACCGTCTTTGTACGCAAATTGTCGAAACAGAACGGGGAGTTTCGACTACTTATTTAGGTAATTATTCCAACTATTTGCTCCAAAAAGCTGAAAACCAAGAAGCACAACTTTCAGCTTACGAACGTCAGCAAAAAGAATTAGAGAAACAGCAGGCATTTGTCGATCGCTTCCGCGCCAGCGCCACTCGCAGCACCCAAGCGAAAAGCCGGGAAAAACAATTAGAAAAAATTGAGAGAATCGAAGCACCTACAGGATCTTTGAGAACCTTACATTTCCGGTTTCCCCCTGCACCTCGGAGCGGTCGTGAAGTAGTAATCATCAAAGATTTGGTGCATACTTATGATGATAAGATTCTGTTTTTAGGAGCAGAATTGTTAATTGAAAGAGGCGATCGCATAGCATTTTTAGGCCCAAATGGTGCAGGAAAATCTACATTATTGCGTCTAATTACCGGATTAGAAACACCCACTGAAGGAACAGTAAAACTAGGCGCGCATAACGTAATTCCCGGTTACTTTGAACAAAACCAAGCTGAAGCATTAGACTTAACAAAAACCGTCATGGATACAATTCATGATGAAGTACCTGAATGGAAAAATGAAGAAGTTCGCACTTTGTTAGGTCGTTTCTTGTTCAGTGGCGACACAGTATATAAACAAGTTGGTGCATTAAGTGGAGGAGAAAAAGCGCGACTTGCTTTAGCCAAAATGTTGTTACGTCCAGCTAATTTATTAATATTAGATGAACCGACAAACCATTTAGATATTCCGGCTAAAGAAATGTTGGAAGAATCATTGCAAAATTATGATGGAACGGCGATTATAGTTTCGCACGATCGCTATTTTATCTCCCAAGTTGCTAACAAAATTGTTGAAATTCGTGATGGAGAATTCCGCGTTTATCTAGGCGATTATCATTATTACTTAGATAAAATTGCTGAAGAAAAAGAACAAGCCAGATTAGCAGCAATTGAAGCAGAAAAAGCTGCTAAAAAAGCAGAAAAAGCTGCGAAAGAAGCTGCTAAAAAAGCTGCCGCAAAACGCAAATAAACTTGCAGAAAACTTAGCAAATTGCTCTGGAAATTAAAGTAGAGACGTTGTAGGCAACGTCTCTACTTATTTATATAGGTTTATTTAAGCGTAACCGAGGATTTTAGATTCTTGGCTGAGCGAGAGCTTTGAGAAACTCTTGCGCTCATCCAGCGCCATTCCTTCATTAATTCTCAAAAGTTGCGATTAAAAGTAGAATAATTAGATGAAATCAAGGTAAAATATAGAAATTTTGTGTTGAATAAAAGTTACATTTAGAAACAATAAGTATACATTTAGAAACTATAAAAGCCGAGAAATTTAAAGATATTCAGTCATAAGACAGATAGAGCTTTGAGGGTTTTCTGATACTATGAACTGCAATTCAGATTTTGATTTGCAAATTTCTATTCCTTTTTTCCTTGACAGCATAGTCAAGATAAAATCCATATTTTCCGAACTTTTTTGTAAAGAAATGTAACTAAAATTGCTGTAATTTTTGCTTAATGAACTTAGCAATAGATTGTATGCAGTTCTAGGTTGATTAGATTTGCAAATCTTGATTCTGTTGACTCTAAGTTTATGGAGTTAGTAGAGACAGATGAGTGCGAAAAAAGTAAAAGTTCAGTCCGTGATTCGAGGTGGAATCGCGGTCGGAATTTTAAGCCTCTTTGGTAGCATCCTGGCTGCTTGTTCCTCGAATCCGGCAACTAAAGGGCCGATCGCTCAAGGTAAATCAGATCCCAATCCCAAACTTAATTCGGTTGCTGTTACTGTGGGCGATCTCAGCAATCCATTTTTTGTCTTAATGGGACGTGGCGCAGAGATAGAAGCCAAAAAAATTGGTGGCCCAAATACGCGGGTAACGTTGGTTTCCAGTGGCTATGACCTAAACCAACAATTTAACCAGCTGGAAAACTTT
It contains:
- the trxA gene encoding thioredoxin is translated as MATKQEFTSFADLLSQSELPVLVDFYAEWCGPCKMMATILEQVNDELSDRLRIVKINSEKYPELASQYDIYALPTLILFKNAEPVERIEGVVQPKQLIQRLQSFI
- the fabG gene encoding 3-oxoacyl-[acyl-carrier-protein] reductase translates to MEQLPENLQRLRGQVAIVTGASRGIGRAIALALATEGANVVVNYASSSTAAEEVVAEINSMGCEAVALKADVSQVEQVENLLNTVTQKWGRIDILVNNAGITRDTLLLRMKPEDWQAVIDLNLTGVFLCTRAVSKLMLKQRSGRIVNITSVAGQMGNPGQANYSAAKAGVIGFTKTIAKEFASRGITVNAVAPGFIETDMTSNLKSEEILKFIPLGRYGKPEEIAGMVRFLAADSAAAYITGQVFNVDGGMVMA
- a CDS encoding type IV pilin-like G/H family protein, giving the protein MWQTKQFLSIRTKLSTKYNICFIAWLIAWVLSLLDCSIQNRELEGRLYILSINNAQLVYYEKKGKFVTEDSPQGWAELAVGRKPGTTNYEYSFHGTKRSVYSYAITRKENLKSYVGAVFIVGNPSNETANLIVCETRSSGFISFLPRPFLENGNPTCDSGTVKKY
- a CDS encoding sulfurtransferase → MSDTPVIISPQWLSEHLEDPQVAIVDCRFSLADPELGRRQYEASHISGAFYLDLNRDLSSPVGERGGRHPLPNVEELAEKLAAIGVTSQETLVVAYDDSRFGFAARLWWLLRYLGHDKVAVLDGGWKSWINGNYPVSETIPTAKPGKFVVNLRSPMVVDIETVKSRKDLPEVVLVDSREGERYRGEKEPIDPIAGHIPGAVNYPWQEVTDEQGNAKPPEAQKSRWSEVEKAQEIIVYCGSGVTACVNLLSLELAGIKTTKLYAGSWSDWCSYLKK
- a CDS encoding ABC-F family ATP-binding cassette domain-containing protein, which gives rise to MLRLEHISKIYPTGEVLKDVNWEVKPGDRIGLVGVNGAGKSTQLKIITGEIEPTSGEIIRPASLHIGYLTQEFEVDPSRTVKEEFWRAFGEANDVHEALSEVHRKMETATPEELDKLIHEMDKFQRKFEALNGYVLDAQIDKILPELGFEQGDGDRLVSAFSGGWQMRMSLGKILLQKPDVLLLDEPTNHLDLETIEWLENYLKSLTTPMVIVSHDREFLDRLCTQIVETERGVSTTYLGNYSNYLLQKAENQEAQLSAYERQQKELEKQQAFVDRFRASATRSTQAKSREKQLEKIERIEAPTGSLRTLHFRFPPAPRSGREVVIIKDLVHTYDDKILFLGAELLIERGDRIAFLGPNGAGKSTLLRLITGLETPTEGTVKLGAHNVIPGYFEQNQAEALDLTKTVMDTIHDEVPEWKNEEVRTLLGRFLFSGDTVYKQVGALSGGEKARLALAKMLLRPANLLILDEPTNHLDIPAKEMLEESLQNYDGTAIIVSHDRYFISQVANKIVEIRDGEFRVYLGDYHYYLDKIAEEKEQARLAAIEAEKAAKKAEKAAKEAAKKAAAKRK
- a CDS encoding type II toxin-antitoxin system HicB family antitoxin, whose translation is MKIKVVLEPSDEGGYTAYVPSLPGCISEGENVDEALMNIQEAIELYLEPLEEDTSFGESAIIRELVL
- a CDS encoding class I SAM-dependent methyltransferase, which gives rise to MVASKETPATTEQQPLITDPAVLEKVIISKLNSRIYPRGELILPCVPSMLDNYMNRLRTLFETFGRPFSETELDQLRQILQKRLEQGFAASPHSNVVIKYEPAKAPDVGLSCNISTSISTVADQYKNWVETRKPPLFGSHPDAKLMSVVSEMNQDPGTTPILDVGAGTGRNTLPLGRQGYLVHAVELTPAFVQQIKASVDAEGLPVVVTEGNILDPMVRMRPAHYKLAIVSEVVSHFRDADQLRLLLAKMSDVLRSGGLLLFNTFLAVDGYEPDQKVREVSEIAWSSVFTRADLKSAMDGLPLEIVSDEPVFEFEKEHLPEDAWPPTGWFINWSTGKDIFPIANGRPPIELRWLLCKRN
- a CDS encoding glycosyltransferase family 39 protein — translated: MDTLPDNYTDSNQAQPTKGKFVNQLALLAIAFGIIIRIAQYISNRSLWGDEAYIALNIVNRSYLELLQPLDYDQAAPPGFLWIEKLAVQLFGNNEYSLRLFPLIAGIVSLFALYQIGKWTVSAIALPIALILFASLKYPLYYATEVKQYSSDLMIGLLLCLLLIPLRDQILKKSKVFLLGFLGIIAMWFSHTAIFVLGGIELASLITSSAPNRKSIIINRLPAYLIWLIGFALYYFLLISKSFKNEALQTAWSPEYPKSIFDLLWLLDSFGRFFHKPLGFGGIADGIAIFVFVIGCIVFYRKNRIKLLILISPILATLTATYLHKYPFRTRLILFLTPYFILIIAEGTAFLLSRINISKFNQINKQKYFGILGVIISCLLILPSIYQAGSFLFNPETKYEIRPVIADIKQRQNQSEILFGGDEGTSAQLEYYAEKYGYSKSQYVVGYNDFLKREEISDRVWEDYKQKFSQLQNQPRVWFLFSGIGLKNKRDVIVEPRLDRIGQKIDYVGKPGAFAYLYQLK
- a CDS encoding type II toxin-antitoxin system RelE/ParE family toxin; this translates as MNRYRLSRQAEQDLEDIWVYLTQQDELLADQQIAQILDRFPMLSQFPNMGKQRDDLLSGLRSFPVKPYIIFYNKIADGIEVVRALQLYS